The following coding sequences lie in one Glycine max cultivar Williams 82 chromosome 19, Glycine_max_v4.0, whole genome shotgun sequence genomic window:
- the LOC106797445 gene encoding uncharacterized protein → MGNTSSSNSKVHGQVTRVASTEPGYDPRMRMPVAKFRDEYIGKSTAEIRGTLKGQHGSGVYSDNTPLDNDETFNSFIRHAKYKIRTVSHIGREHSNVASASLPDEEANARDNQNDQFSNFIQSAKNKLRATSSMRKNGTFKRG, encoded by the coding sequence ATGGGGAATACAAGCTCATCAAATTCAAAGGTTCATGGCCAGGTAACAAGGGTTGCTTCAACTGAACCTGGCTATGACCCAAGAATGCGTATGCCCGTTGCTAAATTCAGAGATGAATACATAGGCAAGTCCACGGCAGAGATTAGAGGCACTTTGAAGGGACAACATGGTTCTGGGGTGTACTCAGATAACACCCCACTTGATAACGATGAAACTTTCAACAGTTTCATTCGACATGCCAAGTATAAAATTAGAACCGTGTCCCACATCGGTAGGGAGCATAGCAACGTTGCATCTGCATCACTACCAGATGAGGAGGCTAATGCAAGGGATAACCAAAATGAccagttttcaaattttattcagAGTGCTAAGAACAAGTTGAGAGCTACATCAAGCATGAGAAAGAATGGTACCTTCAAGAGAGGCTAA
- the LOC100776891 gene encoding elongation factor Tu, mitochondrial-like, with protein sequence MATLVLRNCSSTSRRLFPLTSQIHSSFSRSPLSPLVFTNDSASSSSSSTPNPWWRSMATFTRTKPHVNVGTIGHVDHGKTTLTAAITKVLADEGKAKAVAFDEIDKAPEEKKRGITIATAHVEYETAKRHYAHVDCPGHADYVKNMITGAAQMDGGILVVSAPDGPMPQTKEHILLARQVGVPSLVCFLNKVDAVDDPELLELVEMELRELLSFYKFPGDEIPIIRGSALSALQGTNDEIGRQAILKLMDAVDEYIPDPVRQLDKPFLMPIEDVFSIQGRGTVATGRVEQGIIKVGDEVEVLGLMQGGPLKTTVTGVEMFKKILDQGQAGDNVGLLLRGLKREDIQRGQVIAKPGSVKTSKKFEAEIYVLTKDEGGRHTAFFSNYKPQFYLRTADVTGKVELPENVKMVMPGDNVTAVFELISAVPLEAGQRFALREGGRTVGAGVVSKVLS encoded by the exons ATGGCTACTCTCGTTCTCAGGAATTGCTCTTCCACTTCTCGGCGCCTCTTCCCTTTAACCTCTCAAATCCACTCTTCCTTCTCTCGTTCCCCTCTCTCCCCTCTCGTTTTCACCAACGACTccgcatcttcttcttcttcttccactccCAACCCCTGGTGGAGATCCATGGCCACTTTCACCAGAAC GAAACCTCACGTTAATGTCGGAACTATTGGACACGTGGATCATGGGAAGACCACGCTTACCGCGGCAATCACCAAG GTGCTTGCTGATGAAGGGAAGGCTAAGGCTGTGGCATTCGATGAAATCGATAAGGCTcctgaagagaagaagagaggaatCACGATTGCAACG GCACATGTGGAGTATGAGACTGCAAAACGACATTATGCTCATGTGGACTGCCCCGGACACGCGGATTATGTTAAA AATATGATTACCGGAGCTGCCCAGATGGATGGTGGTATACTTGTTGTATCTGCACCTGATGGACCGATGCCTCAAACCAAGGAGCACATTCTTCTTGCTCGCCAA GTTGGTGTGCCATCTCTGGTGTGTTTTCTGAATAAAGTTGATGCAGTTGATGATCCAGAGTTGTTAGAGCTTGTAGAAATGGAGCTCCGTG AGCTTCTGAGCTTCTACAAGTTCCCTGGAGATGAAATCCCTATCATTAGAGGTTCAGCATTGTCTGCTTTACAGGGTACAAATGATGAGATTGGAAGACAGGCCATCCTAAAATTAATGGATGCTGTTGATGAATACATTCCTGACCCTGTTCGCCAACTTGATAAGCCTTTTCTAATGCCCATTGAAGATGTATTTTCAATTCAG GGACGAGGAACAGTAGCCACTGGACGTGTTGAACAAGGGATCATTAAAGTTGGTGATGAAGTGGAGGTGTTGGGTCTAATGCAG GGTGGTCCTCTGAAAACAACAGTAACTGGAGTTGAGATGTTCAAGAAGATTTTGGATCAAGGACAA GCTGGTGATAACGTTGGTCTTCTTCTCCGTGGTCTGAAGCGTGAAGATATTCAACGTGGTCAG GTGATTGCCAAACCTGGTTCTGTAAAAACGTCCAAGAAATTTGAGGCAGAGATATATGTACTCACAAAGGATGAGGGTGGACGACACACTGCCTTCTTCTCTAACTACAAACCTCAGTTTTACTTGAGGACTGCTGATGTCACTGGAAAAGTAGAGTTGCCCGAAAATGTTAAAATGGTTATGCCTGGAGACAATGTTACTGCCGTGTTTGAATTGATTTCTGCAGTTCCACTTGAAGCAG GACAAAGATTTGCCTTGAGAGAAGGTGGTAGAACAGTTGGTGCCGGTGTGGTGTCAAAAGTACTGAGCTAG
- the LOC100777424 gene encoding uncharacterized protein: protein MVQSLCLMASHGYPPGLVLHPQVLGLPCATMKGYQTFFPSPVAKADLIRYQSRCLEPSPCEESMKSQNEWFDYNKFVNVDFSVERPMLIDDQANCSNAVLLGFGIVDQCTKRDEIINLLMSETAEAGIDGANLSLLSDLMKLQLSGIDETQQPLSSLIYPTSKFNILKPLLYFVQGSALSSKITVHPDGQMTFMGTAIELKDLLSVVAESYLSKCSRKGEKQSMLVPHFSWVNINELERNHSSTLKNQSTLTAPLKSPEKVKLKPSPRKNKKVGRERDLYKNSSHACETLLSLMVDKKQRRKTAILSLKKSGPELPELLTQFSAGIAGTGLAVLLSVMCNLACGRATFCAYSLFNTGFGFGLVWLSGAVNKLRATIVNISKNAGKLGLKEEEMLQKLDRSIRDIYYTAAALLAVVVLRLA from the exons ATGGTGCAGAGTCTCTGTTTGATGGCTTCTCATGGTTACCCTCCTGGCCTTGTCTTGCACCCACAAGTACTGGGCTTGCCCTGCGCTACCATGAAG GGCTACCAAACATTCTTTCCTTCTCCAGTAGCAAAAGCAGACCTGATCAGATATCAGTCTCGTTGTCTTGAGCCAAGTCCATGTGAGGAGTCAATGAAATCTCAAAATGAATGGTTTGATTATAACAAGTTTGTCAATGTCGACTTCTCAGTTGAAAGGCCCATGCTTATTGATGACCAAG CAAACTGCTCAAATGCAGTTCTTCTTGGCTTTGGCATTGTTGACCAATGCACTAAGCGtgatgaaattataaatttactaATGTCTGAGACTGCCGAAGCAGGGATAGATGGAGCAAATTTATCTTTGTTATCAGACTTGATGAAATTGCAGTTGTCAGGCATTGATGAAACTCAGCAACCATTGTCATCTCTTATCTACCCAACTAGCAAATTCAACATCCTGAAGCCTTTGCTGTATTTTGTTCAAGGTTCAGCCCTTTCATCAAAGATCACGGTTCATCCAGATGGTCAAATGACATTTATGGGTACTGCAATTGAGTTGAAAGATCTTCTCTCTGTAGTTGCCGAGTCATACTTATCAAAATGCTCACGAAAGGGTGAAAAGCAATCTATGCTTGTTCCACACTTCAGTTG GGTGAATATCAATGAATTAGAGAGAAATCATTCCTCCACATTGAAGAATCAATCCACCTTAACTGCTCCTTTAAAGAG TCCTGAGAAAGTCAAACTCAAGCCATCAccaagaaagaacaagaaagtaGGCAGGGAAAGGGATCTCTACAAGAACTCTTCACATGCTTGTGAGACCCTTCTGTCCCTGATGGTTGACAAGAAGCAACGTCGTAAAACAGCAATTCTCTCACTGAAGAAATCCGGGCCTGAGCTTCCGGAGCTCCTGACACAATTTTCTGCTGGCATTGCCGGTACCGGCCTTGCAGTCCTGCTATCTGTGATGTGTAACCTAGCTTGTGGAAGGGCTACCTTTTGTGCTTATAGCTTGTTCAACACAGGGTTTGGATTTGGGTTGGTTTGGCTTTCTGGGGCTGTAAATAAGCTAAGGGCCACGATTGTCAACATCAGCAAGAATGCCGGAAAGTTGGGTTTGAAAGAAGAGGAAATGTTGCAGAAGCTGGATAGGAGCATAAGAGATATTTACTATACTGCTGCAGCCTTGCTAGCAGTGGTAGTGCTAAGGCTTGCTTGA
- the LOC102668882 gene encoding BTB/POZ and MATH domain-containing protein 2: MGKILRENAKPSANSSSAYPSAAPATTSSTSVTETVRGSHQFKITGYSLSKGIGIGKYMASDVFSVGGYNWAIYFYPDGKSVEDNATYVSLFIALASEGTDVRALFELTLLDQSGKERHKVHSHFERTLESGPYTLKYRGSMWGYKRFFKRTALETSDYLKDDCLSVNCSVGVVRSHTEGPKIYTIAIPPSSIGQKFGQLLESGKGSDVNFEVNGDIFAAHKLVLAARSPVFRAQLFGPMKDQNTQRIKVEDMEAPVFKALLHFIYWDSLPDMQELTGLNSKWASTLMAQHLLAAADRYGLERLRLMCEASLCEDVAINTVATTLALAEQHHCFQLKAVCLKFIATSENLRAVMQTDGFEYLKESCPSVLTELLEYVARFTEHSDIMCKHRNEALLDGSDINGRRVKQRL; the protein is encoded by the exons ATGGGTAAGATTCTCCGAGAAAACGCGAAGCCGTCGGCAAATTCCTCATCGGCGTACCCCTCTGCGGCGCCCGCCACCACTTCGTCGACATCGGTGACGGAGACGGTGAGGGGGTCACACCAGTTCAAGATCACGGGGTACTCGCTCTCGAAGGGGATCGGGATTGGGAAGTACATGGCCTCCGACGTGTTTTCTGTCGGAGGGTACAATTGGGCGATTTATTTCTACCCCGATGGGAAGAGCGTGGAGGACAATGCAACCTACGTGTCGCTCTTCATCGCGCTGGCCAGCGAAGGCACCGATGTTAGGGCACTTTTCGAGTTGACCCTTTTGGATCAGAGTGGGAAGGAGAGGCACAAGGTGCATAGCCATTTCGAGAGGACTCTTGAAAGCGGGCCTTACACCTTAAAATACCGCGGTAGTATGTG GGGTTACAAGCGGTTTTTCAAGAGAACAGCTCTAGAGACATCAGACTACCTTAAAGATGATTGTCTGTCTGTGAATTGTAGTGTTGGTGTTGTGAGGTCACACACGGAAGGTCCGAAAATCTATACCATAGCAATACCTCCTTCTAGCATTGGTCAGAAATTTGGACAACTGCTGGAAAGTGGTAAAGGCAGTGATGTAAATTTTGAAGTTAATGGTGATATTTTTGCTGCACATAAATTGGTACTAGCAGCTCGTTCACCTGTTTTCAGAGCACAGCTTTTTGGTCCTATGAAAGATCAGAATACCCAGCGTATTAAAGTTGAAGACATGGAGGCTCCAGTTTTCAAG gCATTGCTTCATTTTATATACTGGGACTCACTACCAGACATGCAAGAGCTTACTGGGTTGAACTCAAAATGGGCATCAACCTTGATGGCTCAGCATCTTCTAGCAGCAGCTGATCGATATGGCTTAGAGAGACTTAGGCTGATGTGTGAAGCGAGTCTCTGTGAAGATGTTGCTATTAATACTGTGGCTACAACTCTAGCCTTGGCAGAGCAGCACCATTGTTTCCAACTGAAAGCTGTCTGTCTCAAGTTTATTGCTACCTCTGAAAATCTTAGAG CTGTGATGCAAACTGACGGATTTGAGTACTTGAAGGAAAGCTGCCCATCTGTTCTGACTGAGCTATTGGAGTACGTGGCCAGATTTACTGAGCATTCGGACATCATGTGCAAGCATAGGAATGAAGCATTACTTGATGGCAGTGACATAAATGGGAGGCGGGTGAAGCAAAGGCTCTAA
- the LOC100305778 gene encoding Sm_like superfamily protein, whose protein sequence is MLFFSYFKDLVGREVIVELKNDLAIKGTLHSVDQYLNIKLENTSVVNQEKYPHMLSVRNCFIRGSVVRYVQLPPEGVDIELLHDATRREARGG, encoded by the exons ATG TTGTTCTTCTCGTACTTCAAGGATTTGGTGGGGAGGGAAGTAATCGTGGAGCTGAAGAACGATTTGGCCATCAAAGGAACATTGCATTCTGTTGATCAGTACCTCAACATCAAGCTCGAAAACACTAGCGTCGTCAATCAAGAAAAGTACCCTCACATG CTTTCTGTAAGAAACTGCTTCATCAGAGGTTCGGTAGTGAGATATGTGCAATTGCCTCCAGAAGGGGTGGACATTGAATTATTGCACGATGCCACAAGAAGAGAAGCCCGGGGCGGTTAG
- the LOC102669144 gene encoding mediator of RNA polymerase II transcription subunit 33B isoform X2 yields the protein MDGTDWISPAANLALVEQQIKKILAATGVDVPSLDIATLPLPLAAFVSLTITYKLDKATERFLALIAPAGSALASGCSWPSLPIVTSLWIQMVKRWSNYFVLSASSTVFHHNKDAIVQLLKSCFTSTLGLGYGSIYNNSGASALLGVPVYWRYHVID from the exons ATGGATGGAACTGACTGGATTAGCCCTGCTGCAAATTTAGCTCTTGTTGAGCAACAGATAAAGAAAATCTTAGCAGCCACAGGTGTCGATGTCCCAAGCCTTGATATAG CTACACTTCCTTTGCCTTTGGCAGCTTTTGTAAGCCTCACAATTACATATAAACTTGACAAAGCCACTGAACGATTCCTTGCACTGATTGCCCCTGCTGGGAGTGCCCTTGCTTCTGGTTGTTCCTGGCCCTCCTTGCCCATTGTGACGTCTTTGTGGATCCAGATGGTGAAGCGTTGGAGTAACTACTTCGTGCTCTCTGCTTCCAGCACTGTTTTCCACCACAACAAGGATGCTATAGTTCAACTACTTAAAAGTTGCTTCACATCCACCCTTGGGCTAGGCTATGGCAGCATTTATAATAACAGTGGTGCCAGTGCCCTCCTCGGTGTACCGGTCTATTGGAGATATCACGTTATTGATTGA
- the LOC102669144 gene encoding mediator of RNA polymerase II transcription subunit 33B isoform X3, with product MDGTDWISPAANLALVEQQIKKILAATGVDVPSLDIAFVSLTITYKLDKATERFLALIAPAGSALASGCSWPSLPIVTSLWIQMVKRWSNYFVLSASSTVFHHNKDAIVQLLKSCFTSTLGLGYGSIYNNSGASALLGVPVYWRYHVID from the exons ATGGATGGAACTGACTGGATTAGCCCTGCTGCAAATTTAGCTCTTGTTGAGCAACAGATAAAGAAAATCTTAGCAGCCACAGGTGTCGATGTCCCAAGCCTTGATATAG CTTTTGTAAGCCTCACAATTACATATAAACTTGACAAAGCCACTGAACGATTCCTTGCACTGATTGCCCCTGCTGGGAGTGCCCTTGCTTCTGGTTGTTCCTGGCCCTCCTTGCCCATTGTGACGTCTTTGTGGATCCAGATGGTGAAGCGTTGGAGTAACTACTTCGTGCTCTCTGCTTCCAGCACTGTTTTCCACCACAACAAGGATGCTATAGTTCAACTACTTAAAAGTTGCTTCACATCCACCCTTGGGCTAGGCTATGGCAGCATTTATAATAACAGTGGTGCCAGTGCCCTCCTCGGTGTACCGGTCTATTGGAGATATCACGTTATTGATTGA
- the LOC102669144 gene encoding mediator of RNA polymerase II transcription subunit 33B isoform X1 has protein sequence MDGTDWISPAANLALVEQQIKKILAATGVDVPSLDIDGNSPATLPLPLAAFVSLTITYKLDKATERFLALIAPAGSALASGCSWPSLPIVTSLWIQMVKRWSNYFVLSASSTVFHHNKDAIVQLLKSCFTSTLGLGYGSIYNNSGASALLGVPVYWRYHVID, from the exons ATGGATGGAACTGACTGGATTAGCCCTGCTGCAAATTTAGCTCTTGTTGAGCAACAGATAAAGAAAATCTTAGCAGCCACAGGTGTCGATGTCCCAAGCCTTGATATAG ATGGGAATTCTCCAGCTACACTTCCTTTGCCTTTGGCAGCTTTTGTAAGCCTCACAATTACATATAAACTTGACAAAGCCACTGAACGATTCCTTGCACTGATTGCCCCTGCTGGGAGTGCCCTTGCTTCTGGTTGTTCCTGGCCCTCCTTGCCCATTGTGACGTCTTTGTGGATCCAGATGGTGAAGCGTTGGAGTAACTACTTCGTGCTCTCTGCTTCCAGCACTGTTTTCCACCACAACAAGGATGCTATAGTTCAACTACTTAAAAGTTGCTTCACATCCACCCTTGGGCTAGGCTATGGCAGCATTTATAATAACAGTGGTGCCAGTGCCCTCCTCGGTGTACCGGTCTATTGGAGATATCACGTTATTGATTGA
- the LOC100777953 gene encoding isoamylase 2, chloroplastic: protein MAILAPRFSFSVIPRNHHKLKRSFSHKPFIQRKQLWHQLGLQSLVSPFSLNPTSSKLCATSRLSIEETEQQIGTLTRPEDLKGSLAYLFRTETGGGLVKVHVTRRNDRYSVYIEISSLDISGGVGEALLLCWGVYRSDSSCFVDLDTIGLSENAAMGMNVSPLVQNSDGKFAIELEFDAKHVPLYLSFFLMSSLDSGLEIRSHRRTNFCMPVGSLPGYPCPLGVSYSPDGSVNFSIFSRHAESVVLCLYDENGVEKPALELDLDPYVNRTGDIWHVSFESAKGFVSYGYRCRRGVLKKNKDDGFAEHVVLDPYAKIVGNSYPDGVGLVKNLGCLRKEPFFDWGGDRHPDLSMEKLVVYRLNVKRFTQHESSQLPSGLAGTFTGLAKKVQHFKDLGVNAVLLEPVFTFDEKKGPYFPCHFFSLMHIYGPSGGPVSAIAAMKEMVKTMHANGIEVLVEVVFSNTAEIGAIQGIDDSSYYYANGVGGLKVQSALNCNYPIVQNLILDSLRHWVTEFHIDGFSFINASHLLRGFHGEYLSRPPLVEAIAFDPVLSKTKIIADCWDPHGMVAKEIRFPHWMRWAEMNTHFCNDVRNFLRGQNLLSDLATRLCGSGDIFSGGRGPGFSFNYIARNFGVSLVDLVSFSSVDELSWNCGAEGPTNNTAVLERRLKQIRNFLFILFVSLGVPVLNMGDECGQSSGGFTAYDGIKPFSWSALKTGFGKQTSEFIFFLSSLRKRRSYLLQRRSFLKEENIEWYGSDGDPPRWEDPSCKFLAMILKAEVTEFLESSVSSDISGDLFIAFNATDHPETAVLPLPPEGMSWYRLVDTALPFPGFFSTSGEVVPEQTEGLFTYQVKSYSCTLFEANNRTI, encoded by the coding sequence ATGGCAATTCTCGCGCCACGCTTTTCATTCTCAGTGATTCCTCGGAATCACCACAAACTCAAACGCTCTTTTTCTCACAAACCCTTTATCCAAAGGAAGCAGCTTTGGCACCAACTTGGATTGCAAAGCCTCGTTTCCCCCTTTTCCCTTAACCCCACTTCTTCAAAATTGTGTGCCACGTCACGGTTGTCCATTGAGGAAACGGAGCAGCAAATCGGAACCTTGACCCGACCCGAAGACCTAAAAGGGTCATTGGCGTATCTGTTTAGGACTGAAACTGGTGGCGGTTTGGTGAAAGTTCATGTCACAAGGAGAAATGATAGGTATTCTGTTTACATTGAGATTTCTTCGTTGGATATAAGTGGCGGTGTTGGTGAAGCGCTTTTGTTGTGTTGGGGTGTGTATAGAAGTGATTCATCGTGTTTTGTGGATCTGGATACGATAGGTTTGAGTGAAAATGCGGCAATGGGGATGAATGTTAGTCCCTTGGTGCAAAATTCTGATGGAAAGTTTGCAATTGAGTTGGAATTTGATGCCAAGCATGTTCCTTTGTACTTGTCGTTTTTCTTGATGTCGTCTTTGGATTCAGGGTTGGAGATCAGAAGCCATAGGAGAACGAATTTTTGCATGCCGGTTGGGTCGCTTCCTGGGTACCCTTGTCCTTTGGGGGTCTCTTATTCTCCTGATGGGTCTGtgaatttttctattttctctaGACATGCTGAGAGTGTGGTTTTGTGCTTGTATGATGAGAATGGCGTGGAGAAGCCTGCTTTGGAGCTTGATTTGGATCCTTATGTGAATAGGACAGGTGATATCTGGCATGTCTCGTTTGAGAGTGCTAAGGGTTTTGTGAGCTATGGTTATCGCTGCAGACGGGGTGTTCTTAAGAAGAACAAGGATGATGGTTTTGCTGAGCATGTTGTTTTGGATCCGTATGCTAAGATTGTTGGGAACTCTTATCCTGATGGTGTTGGAttagtgaagaatcttggaTGTTTGAGGAAGGAACCTTTTTTTGATTGGGGTGGTGATCGTCATCCGGATTTGTCCATGGAGAAACTAGTGGTTTATAGGTTGAATGTGAAGCGCTTTACGCAACACGAGTCCAGCCAACTTCCAAGTGGCTTAGCTGGGACCTTTACTGGTTTGGCTAAGAAGGTGCAGCATTTTAAAGATCTAGGAGTGAACGCCGTTCTGCTGGAGCCGGTTTTCACGTTTGATGAGAAAAAGGGACCATATTTTCCTTGCCACTTTTTCTCTCTGATGCACATTTATGGACCATCTGGTGGTCCTGTATCTGCTATTGCCGCTATGAAAGAGATGGTTAAAACTATGCATGCCAATGGGATAGAAGTTCTTGTGGAAGTTGTTTTCTCCAATACCGCAGAGATTGGTGCTATACAGGGAATTGATGACTCGTCCTACTATTATGCAAATGGAGTTGGTGGTTTGAAGGTGCAGAGTGCTTTGAACTGTAACTATCCTATAGTGCAAAATTTGATTCTGGATAGTCTTCGGCATTGGGTGACTGAGTTTCACATTGATGGCTTCTCTTTCATAAATGCTTCACACCTGCTGAGGGGATTTCATGGGGAGTACTTGTCTAGACCTCCATTAGTTGAAGCAATTGCTTTTGACCCAGTACTCTCCAAGACTAAAATCATTGCAGATTGTTGGGATCCCCATGGCATGGTAGCAAAGGAAATTCGCTTTCCTCATTGGATGAGATGGGCTGAAATGAATACACATTTTTGTAATGATGTGAGGAACTTTTTAAGGGGTCAAAATCTTCTTAGCGACCTGGCAACAAGACTCTGTGGGAGTGGGGACATTTTTTCTGGTGGACGAGGCCCTGGATTCTCTTTTAATTACATTGCCAGGAACTTTGGAGTTTCTCTTGTGGACTTAGTTAGCTTCAGCAGTGTGGATGAATTAAGTTGGAATTGTGGAGCAGAAGGACCTACTAACAACACTGCTGTTCTTGAAAGACGACTCAAGCAAATCCGTAATTTCCTCTTCATCTTGTTTGTGTCATTAGGAGTACCTGTTCTGAACATGGGAGATGAATGTGGCCAGTCTTCTGGTGGTTTTACTGCATATGATGGTATAAAGCCTTTCAGTTGGAGTGCTTTGAAAACAGGCTTTGGTAAACAAACCTCagaattcattttctttttaagttcaTTGAGAAAGAGGAGGAGCTATCTTCTTCAGAGGAGGAGcttcttaaaagaagaaaacattGAATGGTATGGAAGTGATGGGGATCCACCAAGATGGGAAGACCCATCCTGCAAGTTCCTGGCAATGATTTTGAAGGCTGAAGTAACGGAGTTCTTAGAGAGCTCTGTATCTTCTGATATATCCGGGGATCTATTTATTGCTTTCAATGCAACTGATCATCCAGAAACTGCAGTTTTACCCTTGCCTCCAGAAGGAATGTCATGGTACCGTTTAGTTGACACGGCTCTTCCATTTCCCGGCTTTTTCTCGACCAGTGGTGAAGTTGTCCCTGAGCAGACAGAAGGTTTGTTTACTTATCAAGTGAAGTCTTACAGCTGCACTTTGTTTGAGGCAAATAACAGGAccatttaa